Genomic window (Akkermansiaceae bacterium):
TGTTTCTTGCAGGATCAGGGTTTTTTGTAAAAGGGTTTTTTAACGACTTTTGCCTCGAATCGGCGGCCCCGGACATCGATATCGACCAATGTGCCCGGCTTGGCCAATGCAACAGGCAGGTATGCCATGGATATCCCCTCTCTCAGACTCGGTGAGAGCACGCCACTAGTAAGCTCGGAGATGCATTCCCCCTCTTTGGTATAGACCTCGTAGTGCGCACGCGGAGGCGCGCCCCTACCAGTGTATTTGAGGGCGACCAAGCGTTGTTTGAGACCTTCCTCTTTCTGTTTAATCAGGGCATCGCTACCGATAAACCCCCCTTCTTTATCGAGGGCACAGAAAAAGCCGAGGCCCGCCTCAAGGGGGGTTCTAGTAGGTGAGAGGTCCGAGCCATTCAAGGGATAGCAGACCTCGAGCCGCAGGCTGTCGCGGGCACCGAGGCCGCAAGGCTTCGCGCCAGCATCGATAAAGCGCTGGAACCAAGCACTGCCATTTTCCGCCGAGCTGAAGAATTCAAAGCCGTCTTCGCCGGTGTAACCGGTGCGACAGACGCAGAGTGACTCCCCTTCACAGGCCCACATCTTCATGCCGTTACGGGCGGGTAGTTCCTGCCCGGGAAAAAGTCTGGCAAAAGTATTGGACGAGTTAGGACCTTGGACGGCCATACCTGCCCATGCGTCACTTGCGTTGGTAAGGGTCAAGCCCTCCACCAGGTGCTGGTTGAGCCAGCTGTAGTCCTCCTCGATCATGGATGCGTTGACCACAAGGAAGATACGGCCTTCGGCTTGCCGGTAAATGATGAGGTCATCGATCACGCCCCCGTTTTCATTTAACATGAACGTGTATTGTCCTTCACCCAATCCCAGCTTGCCGATGTCGTTGGCGAGGATTGAATTCAGCCAGGATTCCGCACCATCGCCTTCGAGAAAAAACTGTCCCATGTGGGAGATATCAAAAATTCCGACATCCTCACGCACTGCGGTGTGCTCGTCAATAATACTGGTGTATTGCACCGGCATGTTCCAACCGGCAAAGGGGACCATTTTCCCTCCGAGTTCAACGTGCAGGGAGGCCAGAGGGGTTTCTTGGATAGTGTCGCTCACGGGCATAGATTGTGAGTCATAAGCAACCTTGTCAAATCCGTAAGAGGCGTTAATTTTCCTGCCATGGCATCAAATCACCAATCCTTGAGCGCACTTCCTGCTGTGGAGATCCTAGCCAAGTCACTTTCGACCGACAGCCCGCTGCCACGCGCCCTGGTTACCGCCTTTGTCCAGCGTGAGATCAGCCGCATCCGGCAGGACATCCTTGCAGGTAAATCCCCTACCCGCGAGGAGGTGGAGGCTGAGATTGGCAAGCGGCTGGATACCTTCGCGACAAGCCGTTTGCAGTCGGTGATCAATGCCACCGGCGTCATCATCCACACCAACCTGGGGAGATCTCCTCTCGGCGCTCTTTCGGCCACCAAGCTGACTGAGATCGCCACGGGCTACTGCAATCTTGAATTCAACCTCGTGGCGGGCACCCGTGGAAAACGGGCGGGTTATCTGGAGACAGCGCTCGCCTCACTGCTGGAAGCCGAAGCCGCCACGGCTGTCAACAACTGTGCTGCGGCACTGGTGCTGACGTTGAGGCATCTTTGCAAGGAGGGTAAAAACGAAGTCATCGTCTCCCGGGGCGAACTGGTGGAAATCGGCGGCGGGTTCCGCATTCCGGAAATCCTCGAGACCTCAGGCGCCAAACTGGTGGAGGTGGGGGCTACCAATAAAACGCACCTCAGAGACTACGCCAAAGCGATCACCCCCAGAACCGCGATGATCCTGAAAGTGCACCAGTCTAATTTCTACATCGGCGGCTTTACCGAGGAGCCGGCCATCGTGGAGCTCTCGAAGCTGGCACACAGCCACGGCCTTCCGCTGATCGAGGACATCGGCTCGGGTGCCATGATGAACATCGATGAACTGGCCCCCATCGACCACGAACCGCGCCCC
Coding sequences:
- a CDS encoding L-seryl-tRNA(Sec) selenium transferase produces the protein MASNHQSLSALPAVEILAKSLSTDSPLPRALVTAFVQREISRIRQDILAGKSPTREEVEAEIGKRLDTFATSRLQSVINATGVIIHTNLGRSPLGALSATKLTEIATGYCNLEFNLVAGTRGKRAGYLETALASLLEAEAATAVNNCAAALVLTLRHLCKEGKNEVIVSRGELVEIGGGFRIPEILETSGAKLVEVGATNKTHLRDYAKAITPRTAMILKVHQSNFYIGGFTEEPAIVELSKLAHSHGLPLIEDIGSGAMMNIDELAPIDHEPRPQEALANGVDLVCFSGDKLLGGPQSGVIAGKKELVEGIKSEPFFRAVRCDKLILTVLQECIDTYLQTRSETGTCGVPALDFISTDVATLEARAKSILQNIPGTLPARCGLTSSTARTGGGTMPKSGIPSVALNITPENISVTRLAKRLRTGKPAVVGTVVDGSLLLDLRTVFDHQDALLTGALVAALQG
- the gcvT gene encoding glycine cleavage system aminomethyltransferase GcvT, which produces MSDTIQETPLASLHVELGGKMVPFAGWNMPVQYTSIIDEHTAVREDVGIFDISHMGQFFLEGDGAESWLNSILANDIGKLGLGEGQYTFMLNENGGVIDDLIIYRQAEGRIFLVVNASMIEEDYSWLNQHLVEGLTLTNASDAWAGMAVQGPNSSNTFARLFPGQELPARNGMKMWACEGESLCVCRTGYTGEDGFEFFSSAENGSAWFQRFIDAGAKPCGLGARDSLRLEVCYPLNGSDLSPTRTPLEAGLGFFCALDKEGGFIGSDALIKQKEEGLKQRLVALKYTGRGAPPRAHYEVYTKEGECISELTSGVLSPSLREGISMAYLPVALAKPGTLVDIDVRGRRFEAKVVKKPFYKKP